From Cotesia glomerata isolate CgM1 linkage group LG2, MPM_Cglom_v2.3, whole genome shotgun sequence, a single genomic window includes:
- the LOC123259427 gene encoding nucleolar protein 4-like isoform X1 codes for MSNMYLQVLYMGIQAKNTCEQENISTPEPADITEDDHYSTALMKDADKLKLMLLAWNYNLQQQAQAQAASAALSPNNSTTTTANTIGTPVTSQSTISTANNTINNCTLTDSRNGTSELGELSSGVPNLGAVAGVGGEDMASLWASYAMGLKKTPPPASSCTPSRSDRDRESSPTGGEGAGSAQDETSSSGNKEDEDDDDEDVDERLDPRHHDPERLKAFNMFVRLFVDENLDRIVPISKQPKEKIQAIIDSCTRQFPEFAERARKRIRTYLKSCRRNKRGREGAPWDAARPTPAHLTSVQAEQILATACENESDNAKRMRLGLEPVSQPMPTLPAATQTDVRSSLEHFASTPIKSLPGKREDTPPTSMTSLAPLTSLASLPNSTLASTPLSLAPTSKLLTSTDNKGLMSQATIVSSSAVNGVASGGAPTAMYRPNFSQAFQRAGPTNVPPTLSAGLYPTQSFTSGLLSNGTQRPTDLSMKNTKPLLSHKLNATEMTAVRQLITGYRESAAFLLRSADELEQLLLQQP; via the exons GAGAACATTTCAACCCCCGAACCCGCGGATATAACCGAAGACGACCACTATTCAA CCGCGCTGATGAAAGACGCGGATAAGCTCAAGCTGATGCTGCTTGCCTGGAACTATAACCTCCAGCAGCAGGCCCAGGCCCAGGCTGCCTCAGCGGCCCTCTCGCCGAATAACTCCACGACCACGACAGCCAACACCATTGGCACACCTGTCACCAGCCAATCGACCATTTCCACGGCAAACAACACCATTAACAACTGCACACTCACAG ACTCTCGGAACGGAACATCTGAACTTGGAGAACTGTCTTCGGGCGTACCGAACCTCGGAGCAGTCGCTGGAGTCGGAGGCGAAGATATGGCCTCGCTGTGGGCGTCCTACGCGATGGGACTCAAAAAGACACCACCACCTGCCTCCTCCTGCACGCCATCGCGGTCAGATCGCGACCGCGAGTCCAGTCCCACTGGAGGAGAAGGAGCTGGAAGTGCTCAGGATGAAACTAGCAGCAGCGGAAACAAGGAAGATgaggatgatgatgatgaggaTGTTGATGAGCGACTCGATCCCCGGCACCACGATCCTGAACGTCTTAAGGCTTTTAAT ATGTTCGTCAGGCTGTTCGTCGACGAGAACTTGGACCGCATAGTGCCAATCTCAAAGCAGCCCAAGGAGAAGATCCAGGCGATTATTGACAGTTGTACCAGACAGTTCCCGGAGTTCGCAGAACGCGCGAGAAAGAGGATCAGAACGTACCTCAAAAGCTGCAGGAGGAACAAGCGCGGGAGAGAAGGAGCACCTTGGGACGCG gCGAGACCGACGCCGGCTCACTTGACCTCGGTGCAGGCGGAGCAAATTTTGGCAACGGCTTGCGAAAATGAGAGCGACAACGCGAAACGCATGAGGCTGGGTCTCGAGCCGGTCTCACAGCCCATGCCCACACTACCAGCGGCTACG caGACAGACGTCCGGTCGAGCCTGGAGCACTTCGCGAGCACGCCAATAAAATCCCTGCCGGGAAAAAGAGAGGACACGCCGCCAACCTCGATGACATCCCTCGCGCCGCTGACTAGTTTGGCCAGTTTACCGAACAGCACCCTCGCCTCGACGCCCCTGTCACTTGCGCCAACATCTAAACTATTGACGTCCACCGACAACAAGGGTCTTATGAG CCAAGCGACGATAGTTAGCTCATCAGCGGTAAACGGCGTAGCAAGTGGCGGAGCACCCACCGCGATGTACAGACCCAACTTCAGCCAGGCATTCCAGCGCGCTGGACCCACCAACGTACCGCCAACTCTATCCGCAGGGCTCTATCCCACCCAGAGCTTCACCTCTGGACTCCTAAGCAACGGTACACAAA gACCAACTGACCTGAGTATGAAGAACACAAAGCCTCTTCTCAGTCATAAATTGAACGCCACCGAGATGACTGCCGTGAGGCAACTGATAACCGGGTACCGAGAATCGGCAGCATTTCTTCTTAGATCCGCTGATGAACTCGAGCAGCTGCTGCTCCAGCAGCCGTAA
- the LOC123259427 gene encoding nucleolar protein 4-like isoform X3 produces MSNMYLQVLYMGIQAKNTCEQENISTPEPADITEDDHYSTALMKDADKLKLMLLAWNYNLQQQAQAQAASAALSPNNSTTTTANTIGTPVTSQSTISTANNTINNCTLTDSRNGTSELGELSSGVPNLGAVAGVGGEDMASLWASYAMGLKKTPPPASSCTPSRSDRDRESSPTGGEGAGSAQDETSSSGNKEDEDDDDEDVDERLDPRHHDPERLKAFNMFVRLFVDENLDRIVPISKQPKEKIQAIIDSCTRQFPEFAERARKRIRTYLKSCRRNKRGREGAPWDAARPTPAHLTSVQAEQILATACENESDNAKRMRLGLEPVSQPMPTLPAATQTDVRSSLEHFASTPIKSLPGKREDTPPTSMTSLAPLTSLASLPNSTLASTPLSLAPTSKLLTSTDNKGLMSQATIVSSSAVNGVASGGAPTAMYRPNFSQAFQRAGPTNVPPTLSAGLYPTQSFTSGLLSNGPTDLSMKNTKPLLSHKLNATEMTAVRQLITGYRESAAFLLRSADELEQLLLQQP; encoded by the exons GAGAACATTTCAACCCCCGAACCCGCGGATATAACCGAAGACGACCACTATTCAA CCGCGCTGATGAAAGACGCGGATAAGCTCAAGCTGATGCTGCTTGCCTGGAACTATAACCTCCAGCAGCAGGCCCAGGCCCAGGCTGCCTCAGCGGCCCTCTCGCCGAATAACTCCACGACCACGACAGCCAACACCATTGGCACACCTGTCACCAGCCAATCGACCATTTCCACGGCAAACAACACCATTAACAACTGCACACTCACAG ACTCTCGGAACGGAACATCTGAACTTGGAGAACTGTCTTCGGGCGTACCGAACCTCGGAGCAGTCGCTGGAGTCGGAGGCGAAGATATGGCCTCGCTGTGGGCGTCCTACGCGATGGGACTCAAAAAGACACCACCACCTGCCTCCTCCTGCACGCCATCGCGGTCAGATCGCGACCGCGAGTCCAGTCCCACTGGAGGAGAAGGAGCTGGAAGTGCTCAGGATGAAACTAGCAGCAGCGGAAACAAGGAAGATgaggatgatgatgatgaggaTGTTGATGAGCGACTCGATCCCCGGCACCACGATCCTGAACGTCTTAAGGCTTTTAAT ATGTTCGTCAGGCTGTTCGTCGACGAGAACTTGGACCGCATAGTGCCAATCTCAAAGCAGCCCAAGGAGAAGATCCAGGCGATTATTGACAGTTGTACCAGACAGTTCCCGGAGTTCGCAGAACGCGCGAGAAAGAGGATCAGAACGTACCTCAAAAGCTGCAGGAGGAACAAGCGCGGGAGAGAAGGAGCACCTTGGGACGCG gCGAGACCGACGCCGGCTCACTTGACCTCGGTGCAGGCGGAGCAAATTTTGGCAACGGCTTGCGAAAATGAGAGCGACAACGCGAAACGCATGAGGCTGGGTCTCGAGCCGGTCTCACAGCCCATGCCCACACTACCAGCGGCTACG caGACAGACGTCCGGTCGAGCCTGGAGCACTTCGCGAGCACGCCAATAAAATCCCTGCCGGGAAAAAGAGAGGACACGCCGCCAACCTCGATGACATCCCTCGCGCCGCTGACTAGTTTGGCCAGTTTACCGAACAGCACCCTCGCCTCGACGCCCCTGTCACTTGCGCCAACATCTAAACTATTGACGTCCACCGACAACAAGGGTCTTATGAG CCAAGCGACGATAGTTAGCTCATCAGCGGTAAACGGCGTAGCAAGTGGCGGAGCACCCACCGCGATGTACAGACCCAACTTCAGCCAGGCATTCCAGCGCGCTGGACCCACCAACGTACCGCCAACTCTATCCGCAGGGCTCTATCCCACCCAGAGCTTCACCTCTGGACTCCTAAGCAACG gACCAACTGACCTGAGTATGAAGAACACAAAGCCTCTTCTCAGTCATAAATTGAACGCCACCGAGATGACTGCCGTGAGGCAACTGATAACCGGGTACCGAGAATCGGCAGCATTTCTTCTTAGATCCGCTGATGAACTCGAGCAGCTGCTGCTCCAGCAGCCGTAA
- the LOC123259427 gene encoding nucleolar protein 4-like isoform X6 produces MSNMYLQVLYMGIQAKNTCEQENISTPEPADITEDDHYSNSRNGTSELGELSSGVPNLGAVAGVGGEDMASLWASYAMGLKKTPPPASSCTPSRSDRDRESSPTGGEGAGSAQDETSSSGNKEDEDDDDEDVDERLDPRHHDPERLKAFNMFVRLFVDENLDRIVPISKQPKEKIQAIIDSCTRQFPEFAERARKRIRTYLKSCRRNKRGREGAPWDAARPTPAHLTSVQAEQILATACENESDNAKRMRLGLEPVSQPMPTLPAATQTDVRSSLEHFASTPIKSLPGKREDTPPTSMTSLAPLTSLASLPNSTLASTPLSLAPTSKLLTSTDNKGLMSQATIVSSSAVNGVASGGAPTAMYRPNFSQAFQRAGPTNVPPTLSAGLYPTQSFTSGLLSNGTQRPTDLSMKNTKPLLSHKLNATEMTAVRQLITGYRESAAFLLRSADELEQLLLQQP; encoded by the exons GAGAACATTTCAACCCCCGAACCCGCGGATATAACCGAAGACGACCACTATTCAA ACTCTCGGAACGGAACATCTGAACTTGGAGAACTGTCTTCGGGCGTACCGAACCTCGGAGCAGTCGCTGGAGTCGGAGGCGAAGATATGGCCTCGCTGTGGGCGTCCTACGCGATGGGACTCAAAAAGACACCACCACCTGCCTCCTCCTGCACGCCATCGCGGTCAGATCGCGACCGCGAGTCCAGTCCCACTGGAGGAGAAGGAGCTGGAAGTGCTCAGGATGAAACTAGCAGCAGCGGAAACAAGGAAGATgaggatgatgatgatgaggaTGTTGATGAGCGACTCGATCCCCGGCACCACGATCCTGAACGTCTTAAGGCTTTTAAT ATGTTCGTCAGGCTGTTCGTCGACGAGAACTTGGACCGCATAGTGCCAATCTCAAAGCAGCCCAAGGAGAAGATCCAGGCGATTATTGACAGTTGTACCAGACAGTTCCCGGAGTTCGCAGAACGCGCGAGAAAGAGGATCAGAACGTACCTCAAAAGCTGCAGGAGGAACAAGCGCGGGAGAGAAGGAGCACCTTGGGACGCG gCGAGACCGACGCCGGCTCACTTGACCTCGGTGCAGGCGGAGCAAATTTTGGCAACGGCTTGCGAAAATGAGAGCGACAACGCGAAACGCATGAGGCTGGGTCTCGAGCCGGTCTCACAGCCCATGCCCACACTACCAGCGGCTACG caGACAGACGTCCGGTCGAGCCTGGAGCACTTCGCGAGCACGCCAATAAAATCCCTGCCGGGAAAAAGAGAGGACACGCCGCCAACCTCGATGACATCCCTCGCGCCGCTGACTAGTTTGGCCAGTTTACCGAACAGCACCCTCGCCTCGACGCCCCTGTCACTTGCGCCAACATCTAAACTATTGACGTCCACCGACAACAAGGGTCTTATGAG CCAAGCGACGATAGTTAGCTCATCAGCGGTAAACGGCGTAGCAAGTGGCGGAGCACCCACCGCGATGTACAGACCCAACTTCAGCCAGGCATTCCAGCGCGCTGGACCCACCAACGTACCGCCAACTCTATCCGCAGGGCTCTATCCCACCCAGAGCTTCACCTCTGGACTCCTAAGCAACGGTACACAAA gACCAACTGACCTGAGTATGAAGAACACAAAGCCTCTTCTCAGTCATAAATTGAACGCCACCGAGATGACTGCCGTGAGGCAACTGATAACCGGGTACCGAGAATCGGCAGCATTTCTTCTTAGATCCGCTGATGAACTCGAGCAGCTGCTGCTCCAGCAGCCGTAA
- the LOC123259427 gene encoding nucleolar protein 4-like isoform X7 encodes MSAKRKATAIMQHHKENISTPEPADITEDDHYSNSRNGTSELGELSSGVPNLGAVAGVGGEDMASLWASYAMGLKKTPPPASSCTPSRSDRDRESSPTGGEGAGSAQDETSSSGNKEDEDDDDEDVDERLDPRHHDPERLKAFNMFVRLFVDENLDRIVPISKQPKEKIQAIIDSCTRQFPEFAERARKRIRTYLKSCRRNKRGREGAPWDAARPTPAHLTSVQAEQILATACENESDNAKRMRLGLEPVSQPMPTLPAATQTDVRSSLEHFASTPIKSLPGKREDTPPTSMTSLAPLTSLASLPNSTLASTPLSLAPTSKLLTSTDNKGLMSQATIVSSSAVNGVASGGAPTAMYRPNFSQAFQRAGPTNVPPTLSAGLYPTQSFTSGLLSNGTQRPTDLSMKNTKPLLSHKLNATEMTAVRQLITGYRESAAFLLRSADELEQLLLQQP; translated from the exons GAGAACATTTCAACCCCCGAACCCGCGGATATAACCGAAGACGACCACTATTCAA ACTCTCGGAACGGAACATCTGAACTTGGAGAACTGTCTTCGGGCGTACCGAACCTCGGAGCAGTCGCTGGAGTCGGAGGCGAAGATATGGCCTCGCTGTGGGCGTCCTACGCGATGGGACTCAAAAAGACACCACCACCTGCCTCCTCCTGCACGCCATCGCGGTCAGATCGCGACCGCGAGTCCAGTCCCACTGGAGGAGAAGGAGCTGGAAGTGCTCAGGATGAAACTAGCAGCAGCGGAAACAAGGAAGATgaggatgatgatgatgaggaTGTTGATGAGCGACTCGATCCCCGGCACCACGATCCTGAACGTCTTAAGGCTTTTAAT ATGTTCGTCAGGCTGTTCGTCGACGAGAACTTGGACCGCATAGTGCCAATCTCAAAGCAGCCCAAGGAGAAGATCCAGGCGATTATTGACAGTTGTACCAGACAGTTCCCGGAGTTCGCAGAACGCGCGAGAAAGAGGATCAGAACGTACCTCAAAAGCTGCAGGAGGAACAAGCGCGGGAGAGAAGGAGCACCTTGGGACGCG gCGAGACCGACGCCGGCTCACTTGACCTCGGTGCAGGCGGAGCAAATTTTGGCAACGGCTTGCGAAAATGAGAGCGACAACGCGAAACGCATGAGGCTGGGTCTCGAGCCGGTCTCACAGCCCATGCCCACACTACCAGCGGCTACG caGACAGACGTCCGGTCGAGCCTGGAGCACTTCGCGAGCACGCCAATAAAATCCCTGCCGGGAAAAAGAGAGGACACGCCGCCAACCTCGATGACATCCCTCGCGCCGCTGACTAGTTTGGCCAGTTTACCGAACAGCACCCTCGCCTCGACGCCCCTGTCACTTGCGCCAACATCTAAACTATTGACGTCCACCGACAACAAGGGTCTTATGAG CCAAGCGACGATAGTTAGCTCATCAGCGGTAAACGGCGTAGCAAGTGGCGGAGCACCCACCGCGATGTACAGACCCAACTTCAGCCAGGCATTCCAGCGCGCTGGACCCACCAACGTACCGCCAACTCTATCCGCAGGGCTCTATCCCACCCAGAGCTTCACCTCTGGACTCCTAAGCAACGGTACACAAA gACCAACTGACCTGAGTATGAAGAACACAAAGCCTCTTCTCAGTCATAAATTGAACGCCACCGAGATGACTGCCGTGAGGCAACTGATAACCGGGTACCGAGAATCGGCAGCATTTCTTCTTAGATCCGCTGATGAACTCGAGCAGCTGCTGCTCCAGCAGCCGTAA
- the LOC123259427 gene encoding nucleolar protein 4-like isoform X2 — MSNMYLQVLYMGIQAKNTCEQENISTPEPADITEDDHYSTALMKDADKLKLMLLAWNYNLQQQAQAQAASAALSPNNSTTTTANTIGTPVTSQSTISTANNTINNCTLTDSRNGTSELGELSSGVPNLGAVAGVGGEDMASLWASYAMGLKKTPPPASSCTPSRSDRDRESSPTGGEGAGSAQDETSSSGNKEDEDDDDEDVDERLDPRHHDPERLKAFNMFVRLFVDENLDRIVPISKQPKEKIQAIIDSCTRQFPEFAERARKRIRTYLKSCRRNKRGREGAPWDAARPTPAHLTSVQAEQILATACENESDNAKRMRLGLEPVSQPMPTLPAATTDVRSSLEHFASTPIKSLPGKREDTPPTSMTSLAPLTSLASLPNSTLASTPLSLAPTSKLLTSTDNKGLMSQATIVSSSAVNGVASGGAPTAMYRPNFSQAFQRAGPTNVPPTLSAGLYPTQSFTSGLLSNGTQRPTDLSMKNTKPLLSHKLNATEMTAVRQLITGYRESAAFLLRSADELEQLLLQQP, encoded by the exons GAGAACATTTCAACCCCCGAACCCGCGGATATAACCGAAGACGACCACTATTCAA CCGCGCTGATGAAAGACGCGGATAAGCTCAAGCTGATGCTGCTTGCCTGGAACTATAACCTCCAGCAGCAGGCCCAGGCCCAGGCTGCCTCAGCGGCCCTCTCGCCGAATAACTCCACGACCACGACAGCCAACACCATTGGCACACCTGTCACCAGCCAATCGACCATTTCCACGGCAAACAACACCATTAACAACTGCACACTCACAG ACTCTCGGAACGGAACATCTGAACTTGGAGAACTGTCTTCGGGCGTACCGAACCTCGGAGCAGTCGCTGGAGTCGGAGGCGAAGATATGGCCTCGCTGTGGGCGTCCTACGCGATGGGACTCAAAAAGACACCACCACCTGCCTCCTCCTGCACGCCATCGCGGTCAGATCGCGACCGCGAGTCCAGTCCCACTGGAGGAGAAGGAGCTGGAAGTGCTCAGGATGAAACTAGCAGCAGCGGAAACAAGGAAGATgaggatgatgatgatgaggaTGTTGATGAGCGACTCGATCCCCGGCACCACGATCCTGAACGTCTTAAGGCTTTTAAT ATGTTCGTCAGGCTGTTCGTCGACGAGAACTTGGACCGCATAGTGCCAATCTCAAAGCAGCCCAAGGAGAAGATCCAGGCGATTATTGACAGTTGTACCAGACAGTTCCCGGAGTTCGCAGAACGCGCGAGAAAGAGGATCAGAACGTACCTCAAAAGCTGCAGGAGGAACAAGCGCGGGAGAGAAGGAGCACCTTGGGACGCG gCGAGACCGACGCCGGCTCACTTGACCTCGGTGCAGGCGGAGCAAATTTTGGCAACGGCTTGCGAAAATGAGAGCGACAACGCGAAACGCATGAGGCTGGGTCTCGAGCCGGTCTCACAGCCCATGCCCACACTACCAGCGGCTACG ACAGACGTCCGGTCGAGCCTGGAGCACTTCGCGAGCACGCCAATAAAATCCCTGCCGGGAAAAAGAGAGGACACGCCGCCAACCTCGATGACATCCCTCGCGCCGCTGACTAGTTTGGCCAGTTTACCGAACAGCACCCTCGCCTCGACGCCCCTGTCACTTGCGCCAACATCTAAACTATTGACGTCCACCGACAACAAGGGTCTTATGAG CCAAGCGACGATAGTTAGCTCATCAGCGGTAAACGGCGTAGCAAGTGGCGGAGCACCCACCGCGATGTACAGACCCAACTTCAGCCAGGCATTCCAGCGCGCTGGACCCACCAACGTACCGCCAACTCTATCCGCAGGGCTCTATCCCACCCAGAGCTTCACCTCTGGACTCCTAAGCAACGGTACACAAA gACCAACTGACCTGAGTATGAAGAACACAAAGCCTCTTCTCAGTCATAAATTGAACGCCACCGAGATGACTGCCGTGAGGCAACTGATAACCGGGTACCGAGAATCGGCAGCATTTCTTCTTAGATCCGCTGATGAACTCGAGCAGCTGCTGCTCCAGCAGCCGTAA
- the LOC123259427 gene encoding nucleolar protein 4-like isoform X5 translates to MKDADKLKLMLLAWNYNLQQQAQAQAASAALSPNNSTTTTANTIGTPVTSQSTISTANNTINNCTLTDSRNGTSELGELSSGVPNLGAVAGVGGEDMASLWASYAMGLKKTPPPASSCTPSRSDRDRESSPTGGEGAGSAQDETSSSGNKEDEDDDDEDVDERLDPRHHDPERLKAFNMFVRLFVDENLDRIVPISKQPKEKIQAIIDSCTRQFPEFAERARKRIRTYLKSCRRNKRGREGAPWDAARPTPAHLTSVQAEQILATACENESDNAKRMRLGLEPVSQPMPTLPAATQTDVRSSLEHFASTPIKSLPGKREDTPPTSMTSLAPLTSLASLPNSTLASTPLSLAPTSKLLTSTDNKGLMSQATIVSSSAVNGVASGGAPTAMYRPNFSQAFQRAGPTNVPPTLSAGLYPTQSFTSGLLSNGTQRPTDLSMKNTKPLLSHKLNATEMTAVRQLITGYRESAAFLLRSADELEQLLLQQP, encoded by the exons ATGAAAGACGCGGATAAGCTCAAGCTGATGCTGCTTGCCTGGAACTATAACCTCCAGCAGCAGGCCCAGGCCCAGGCTGCCTCAGCGGCCCTCTCGCCGAATAACTCCACGACCACGACAGCCAACACCATTGGCACACCTGTCACCAGCCAATCGACCATTTCCACGGCAAACAACACCATTAACAACTGCACACTCACAG ACTCTCGGAACGGAACATCTGAACTTGGAGAACTGTCTTCGGGCGTACCGAACCTCGGAGCAGTCGCTGGAGTCGGAGGCGAAGATATGGCCTCGCTGTGGGCGTCCTACGCGATGGGACTCAAAAAGACACCACCACCTGCCTCCTCCTGCACGCCATCGCGGTCAGATCGCGACCGCGAGTCCAGTCCCACTGGAGGAGAAGGAGCTGGAAGTGCTCAGGATGAAACTAGCAGCAGCGGAAACAAGGAAGATgaggatgatgatgatgaggaTGTTGATGAGCGACTCGATCCCCGGCACCACGATCCTGAACGTCTTAAGGCTTTTAAT ATGTTCGTCAGGCTGTTCGTCGACGAGAACTTGGACCGCATAGTGCCAATCTCAAAGCAGCCCAAGGAGAAGATCCAGGCGATTATTGACAGTTGTACCAGACAGTTCCCGGAGTTCGCAGAACGCGCGAGAAAGAGGATCAGAACGTACCTCAAAAGCTGCAGGAGGAACAAGCGCGGGAGAGAAGGAGCACCTTGGGACGCG gCGAGACCGACGCCGGCTCACTTGACCTCGGTGCAGGCGGAGCAAATTTTGGCAACGGCTTGCGAAAATGAGAGCGACAACGCGAAACGCATGAGGCTGGGTCTCGAGCCGGTCTCACAGCCCATGCCCACACTACCAGCGGCTACG caGACAGACGTCCGGTCGAGCCTGGAGCACTTCGCGAGCACGCCAATAAAATCCCTGCCGGGAAAAAGAGAGGACACGCCGCCAACCTCGATGACATCCCTCGCGCCGCTGACTAGTTTGGCCAGTTTACCGAACAGCACCCTCGCCTCGACGCCCCTGTCACTTGCGCCAACATCTAAACTATTGACGTCCACCGACAACAAGGGTCTTATGAG CCAAGCGACGATAGTTAGCTCATCAGCGGTAAACGGCGTAGCAAGTGGCGGAGCACCCACCGCGATGTACAGACCCAACTTCAGCCAGGCATTCCAGCGCGCTGGACCCACCAACGTACCGCCAACTCTATCCGCAGGGCTCTATCCCACCCAGAGCTTCACCTCTGGACTCCTAAGCAACGGTACACAAA gACCAACTGACCTGAGTATGAAGAACACAAAGCCTCTTCTCAGTCATAAATTGAACGCCACCGAGATGACTGCCGTGAGGCAACTGATAACCGGGTACCGAGAATCGGCAGCATTTCTTCTTAGATCCGCTGATGAACTCGAGCAGCTGCTGCTCCAGCAGCCGTAA
- the LOC123259427 gene encoding nucleolar protein 4-like isoform X4, producing the protein MSAKRKATAIMQHHKENISTPEPADITEDDHYSTALMKDADKLKLMLLAWNYNLQQQAQAQAASAALSPNNSTTTTANTIGTPVTSQSTISTANNTINNCTLTDSRNGTSELGELSSGVPNLGAVAGVGGEDMASLWASYAMGLKKTPPPASSCTPSRSDRDRESSPTGGEGAGSAQDETSSSGNKEDEDDDDEDVDERLDPRHHDPERLKAFNMFVRLFVDENLDRIVPISKQPKEKIQAIIDSCTRQFPEFAERARKRIRTYLKSCRRNKRGREGAPWDAARPTPAHLTSVQAEQILATACENESDNAKRMRLGLEPVSQPMPTLPAATQTDVRSSLEHFASTPIKSLPGKREDTPPTSMTSLAPLTSLASLPNSTLASTPLSLAPTSKLLTSTDNKGLMSQATIVSSSAVNGVASGGAPTAMYRPNFSQAFQRAGPTNVPPTLSAGLYPTQSFTSGLLSNGTQRPTDLSMKNTKPLLSHKLNATEMTAVRQLITGYRESAAFLLRSADELEQLLLQQP; encoded by the exons GAGAACATTTCAACCCCCGAACCCGCGGATATAACCGAAGACGACCACTATTCAA CCGCGCTGATGAAAGACGCGGATAAGCTCAAGCTGATGCTGCTTGCCTGGAACTATAACCTCCAGCAGCAGGCCCAGGCCCAGGCTGCCTCAGCGGCCCTCTCGCCGAATAACTCCACGACCACGACAGCCAACACCATTGGCACACCTGTCACCAGCCAATCGACCATTTCCACGGCAAACAACACCATTAACAACTGCACACTCACAG ACTCTCGGAACGGAACATCTGAACTTGGAGAACTGTCTTCGGGCGTACCGAACCTCGGAGCAGTCGCTGGAGTCGGAGGCGAAGATATGGCCTCGCTGTGGGCGTCCTACGCGATGGGACTCAAAAAGACACCACCACCTGCCTCCTCCTGCACGCCATCGCGGTCAGATCGCGACCGCGAGTCCAGTCCCACTGGAGGAGAAGGAGCTGGAAGTGCTCAGGATGAAACTAGCAGCAGCGGAAACAAGGAAGATgaggatgatgatgatgaggaTGTTGATGAGCGACTCGATCCCCGGCACCACGATCCTGAACGTCTTAAGGCTTTTAAT ATGTTCGTCAGGCTGTTCGTCGACGAGAACTTGGACCGCATAGTGCCAATCTCAAAGCAGCCCAAGGAGAAGATCCAGGCGATTATTGACAGTTGTACCAGACAGTTCCCGGAGTTCGCAGAACGCGCGAGAAAGAGGATCAGAACGTACCTCAAAAGCTGCAGGAGGAACAAGCGCGGGAGAGAAGGAGCACCTTGGGACGCG gCGAGACCGACGCCGGCTCACTTGACCTCGGTGCAGGCGGAGCAAATTTTGGCAACGGCTTGCGAAAATGAGAGCGACAACGCGAAACGCATGAGGCTGGGTCTCGAGCCGGTCTCACAGCCCATGCCCACACTACCAGCGGCTACG caGACAGACGTCCGGTCGAGCCTGGAGCACTTCGCGAGCACGCCAATAAAATCCCTGCCGGGAAAAAGAGAGGACACGCCGCCAACCTCGATGACATCCCTCGCGCCGCTGACTAGTTTGGCCAGTTTACCGAACAGCACCCTCGCCTCGACGCCCCTGTCACTTGCGCCAACATCTAAACTATTGACGTCCACCGACAACAAGGGTCTTATGAG CCAAGCGACGATAGTTAGCTCATCAGCGGTAAACGGCGTAGCAAGTGGCGGAGCACCCACCGCGATGTACAGACCCAACTTCAGCCAGGCATTCCAGCGCGCTGGACCCACCAACGTACCGCCAACTCTATCCGCAGGGCTCTATCCCACCCAGAGCTTCACCTCTGGACTCCTAAGCAACGGTACACAAA gACCAACTGACCTGAGTATGAAGAACACAAAGCCTCTTCTCAGTCATAAATTGAACGCCACCGAGATGACTGCCGTGAGGCAACTGATAACCGGGTACCGAGAATCGGCAGCATTTCTTCTTAGATCCGCTGATGAACTCGAGCAGCTGCTGCTCCAGCAGCCGTAA